One genomic region from Terasakiella sp. SH-1 encodes:
- a CDS encoding CoA ester lyase → MTQTHDLDFVAPLFVPASRPEIFDKAATSGADAIILDLEDAVADEAKEEARKSLSSDFTSLPVLVRVNSISSPWHEEDIKAVSKLSLSAIVVPKAELSPEFEQLCSSLAEVSLPVIALVETAKGLADTRQLSALENVKRLIFGSIDFCADLGCAHTRETLLFARNELVLASRLNNILKPVDGVTTSLQDVQGITDDARYSCDLGFGGKLCIHPKHVSPTLNGFKPSEAEIEWANRVLEAGEGAVTVDGAMVDKPVRIRARNILKRK, encoded by the coding sequence ATGACACAGACTCATGATTTAGATTTTGTTGCTCCACTTTTTGTCCCAGCGAGCCGACCAGAAATTTTCGATAAAGCTGCGACTTCCGGGGCTGATGCAATTATTTTGGATTTGGAAGATGCTGTGGCAGATGAGGCAAAAGAAGAGGCACGCAAGTCCTTATCCAGTGATTTCACAAGTTTGCCGGTTCTTGTACGTGTCAACAGCATTTCCTCGCCTTGGCATGAGGAAGATATCAAAGCTGTATCCAAGTTATCTCTTAGTGCAATTGTTGTTCCTAAAGCCGAGCTAAGCCCTGAATTTGAACAGCTTTGTTCTTCGTTGGCAGAGGTGTCTCTACCAGTTATCGCCCTTGTTGAAACGGCAAAAGGGTTAGCCGATACGCGTCAACTGTCCGCCTTGGAAAACGTGAAGCGATTGATATTCGGTTCAATTGATTTTTGTGCTGATTTAGGTTGCGCCCATACACGTGAAACTCTGTTGTTTGCGAGAAACGAACTGGTTTTGGCATCGCGGTTAAACAACATCTTAAAACCAGTAGATGGGGTCACCACCTCACTCCAAGACGTTCAAGGAATCACAGATGATGCTCGTTATTCTTGTGATTTGGGTTTCGGTGGCAAACTGTGCATTCATCCAAAACATGTCTCCCCTACGCTCAATGGTTTTAAACCAAGTGAAGCTGAAATTGAGTGGGCGAATAGAGTACTTGAAGCAGGAGAAGGTGCCGTAACAGTAGATGGTGCCATGGTTGATAAACCTGTTCGCATACGAGCACGTAACATCTTAAAACGTAAATGA
- a CDS encoding electron transfer flavoprotein subunit beta/FixA family protein: MKILVAVKRVIDYNVKIRVKSDNTGVETANVKMSMNPFDEIAVEEAIRLKEAGAAEEVVVVSMGEKKCQETIRTALAMGADRGILVEIDEDLQPLAVAKLLKGIVEKENPDMIILGKQAIDDDNGQTGQMLGALLGWPQGTFASKVEMADGSVNVTREVDGGLQTVKLALPAIVTTDLRLNEPRFASLPNIMKAKKKPLETVTPADFGVNTTPGLKTLKVEEPATRSAGVKVETVAELVDKLKNEAKVI, from the coding sequence ATGAAGATCCTCGTCGCAGTAAAGCGCGTCATTGATTATAACGTGAAAATCCGCGTTAAATCAGACAACACAGGTGTAGAAACCGCCAACGTCAAAATGTCTATGAACCCGTTTGACGAAATCGCGGTTGAAGAAGCCATTCGTCTCAAAGAAGCAGGTGCCGCTGAAGAAGTTGTGGTTGTTTCCATGGGTGAGAAAAAATGTCAGGAAACCATCCGAACCGCTCTGGCTATGGGCGCTGATCGTGGTATTTTGGTTGAAATTGACGAAGACCTACAGCCGCTGGCCGTTGCCAAGCTGCTCAAAGGCATCGTTGAAAAAGAAAACCCGGATATGATCATCCTGGGTAAACAGGCAATTGATGACGACAATGGTCAAACCGGTCAGATGCTCGGCGCTTTGCTGGGTTGGCCGCAAGGCACATTTGCTTCCAAAGTCGAAATGGCCGACGGTTCCGTCAATGTCACCCGTGAAGTTGACGGTGGCCTGCAGACTGTGAAACTGGCCCTGCCTGCAATTGTGACAACTGACCTGCGCCTCAATGAGCCTCGTTTTGCATCATTGCCCAATATTATGAAGGCCAAGAAGAAACCGCTTGAAACAGTCACTCCAGCTGACTTTGGTGTGAATACAACACCAGGCCTGAAAACTCTGAAAGTTGAAGAACCTGCGACACGTTCTGCTGGCGTAAAAGTGGAAACAGTCGCCGAATTGGTCGACAAACTGAAAAACGAAGCGAAGGTGATCTAA
- a CDS encoding FAD-binding protein → MSILVIAEHDNASIKDATLNTVTAAKELGDVTVLVAGNGCAAAGEVAAKIDGVAKVLLADDAAYDHEIAENMGTLVVSLAGDYTHILAPATTNGKNFMPRVAALLDVAQISDITKIESADTFVRPIYAGNAMATVQSSDEKKVITVRTTAFDAAASEGGSAAVEAVASQGDSGKSSFVGEELSVSERPELTSAKIVISGGRGMGSGENFKILEAVADKLGAAIGASRAAVDAGFVPNDLQVGQTGKIVAPELYIAVGISGAIQHLAGMKDSKVIVAINKDEEAPIFQVADYGLVADLFDAVPELEKELG, encoded by the coding sequence ATGAGCATTCTTGTTATTGCGGAACACGATAATGCGTCCATCAAAGACGCAACGTTAAACACAGTTACGGCTGCAAAAGAGCTCGGTGACGTAACAGTTCTGGTTGCCGGTAACGGTTGTGCTGCTGCCGGTGAAGTCGCTGCAAAAATCGACGGTGTCGCCAAAGTATTGCTGGCGGATGACGCCGCTTACGATCATGAAATCGCTGAAAACATGGGTACCCTTGTTGTATCTTTGGCAGGCGATTACACACATATTCTGGCACCGGCGACAACAAACGGCAAAAACTTCATGCCGCGCGTTGCGGCCCTTCTTGATGTTGCTCAAATTTCTGACATCACCAAGATTGAGTCTGCTGACACATTTGTGCGTCCGATCTATGCCGGTAACGCCATGGCGACCGTTCAGTCTTCGGACGAAAAGAAGGTCATCACGGTTCGTACCACAGCCTTTGATGCGGCCGCAAGCGAAGGTGGTTCTGCGGCTGTTGAAGCTGTGGCATCCCAAGGTGACTCCGGCAAGTCTTCCTTCGTTGGTGAAGAACTGTCTGTTTCTGAACGCCCTGAACTGACATCCGCCAAGATTGTGATTTCAGGTGGTCGTGGTATGGGCAGCGGTGAAAACTTCAAGATCCTTGAAGCTGTTGCAGACAAGCTTGGTGCGGCCATTGGTGCATCACGTGCTGCTGTTGATGCAGGTTTTGTCCCGAACGACCTTCAGGTTGGTCAAACAGGTAAGATTGTTGCCCCTGAGCTCTACATCGCAGTTGGTATCTCCGGTGCGATCCAGCACCTGGCAGGTATGAAAGACTCCAAAGTGATTGTTGCGATCAACAAAGACGAAGAAGCCCCTATCTTCCAGGTGGCAGACTACGGCCTAGTTGCGGACCTCTTCGACGCGGTACCTGAACTGGAAAAAGAGCTGGGTTAA
- a CDS encoding biotin carboxylase N-terminal domain-containing protein — MINRPKKIRRLLAANRGEIAIRICRAASELGIETVAIYSNEDRFALHRFKADESYLIGEGKGPVEAYLDIETIVHIAKETNVDAIHPGYGLLSENPTFARRCREEGIIFVGPSPEVMEGLGNKVSARELAVKAGAPVVPATNALPEDEEIIKAEAAKVGYPMITKASWGGGGRGMREITCEKDLLREVDAAKREAKAAFGNDEIYLEKLVRRARHVEVQIMGDAHGNIVHLFERDCSVQRRNQKVVERAPAPYFSDEKRKELCEAALKIARTAGYSCAGIMIVCLKK; from the coding sequence ATGATCAATCGTCCCAAAAAAATTCGCCGTTTATTGGCAGCCAATCGTGGTGAAATTGCCATTCGTATTTGCCGTGCTGCTTCAGAGCTTGGCATTGAAACGGTGGCGATTTATTCCAACGAAGACCGATTTGCCCTGCATCGATTTAAAGCAGATGAGTCTTACCTCATCGGTGAAGGCAAAGGGCCAGTTGAAGCCTACCTAGATATCGAAACTATCGTACACATTGCCAAAGAAACCAATGTAGATGCCATTCATCCTGGCTATGGTCTGCTGTCTGAAAACCCGACCTTTGCGCGTCGTTGCCGTGAAGAAGGTATTATCTTTGTTGGGCCAAGCCCGGAAGTTATGGAAGGTCTGGGCAACAAGGTTTCTGCACGCGAGCTGGCGGTCAAAGCCGGTGCCCCGGTTGTACCTGCAACCAATGCCTTGCCGGAAGATGAAGAAATCATCAAAGCAGAAGCAGCTAAAGTGGGCTACCCGATGATCACCAAAGCGTCTTGGGGTGGTGGTGGCCGTGGCATGCGTGAAATCACGTGTGAAAAAGATCTGTTGCGCGAAGTCGATGCTGCCAAACGTGAAGCTAAGGCGGCCTTTGGTAATGACGAGATCTATCTGGAAAAATTGGTACGTCGTGCCCGTCATGTGGAAGTCCAGATCATGGGGGATGCCCATGGAAATATCGTCCATTTGTTTGAACGCGACTGTTCTGTTCAGCGCCGTAATCAAAAAGTCGTGGAACGCGCCCCGGCTCCTTATTTCTCAGATGAAAAACGCAAAGAATTGTGTGAGGCTGCGTTGAAAATTGCGCGCACGGCGGGGTATAGCTGTGCGGGTATTATGATAGTTTGCTTGAAAAAGTAA
- the pyc gene encoding pyruvate carboxylase: protein MLEKVTAWGKTPNEAVARMDRALREFRIRGVATNLSFLENVLSHEKFLTGSYTTKFIDTSPELFDMPKRQDRASKLLNFLGEVMVNGNPEVAGRKHPDYIHHPVAENYNVSSKSGLKQKLAKEGPKAVADWILTQDRLLLTDTTMRDAHQSLLATRVRTDDLVKIAPTYAKRLPELFSVECWGGATFDVAMRFLKECPWDRLERLSAAMPNHLTQMLLRASNGVGYTNYPDNAVKFLVKRSAEAGMDVFRVFDSLNWVDNMRVAMDAVNETGKICEAAVCYTGDILDPNRDKYSLKYYVDMAKELEAAGAHILAIKDMAGLLKPAAATQLFTALKNEISIPLHFHTHDTSGIAAASVLAASEAGVDVVDGALDSMSGLTSQANLGSIVAALRNTPRDTSINQGAMRKVSDYWEDVRANYVGFESDIRCGTSDVYNHEMPGGQYTNLRQQARSLGIEEHWSEVSDAYADVNQMFGDIIKVTPSSKVVGDMALMMVTSSLTRDDVEKPDKEIAFPESVVSFFRGELGQPTGGFPKELQKKVLKGEEPITVRPGSAMEPLDLDLARKTAEEMAGRDISDNELASYIMYPQVFRDYVAHQNQYGDVTVLPTSAFFYGMELGEELVVDIEKGKTLFISFRAISDGDDEGRRTVFFELNGQPRNVKITDTSQTPKKESAPKAEDGNENHVGAPMPGLVVSVSVKEGDKVKRGDVLLSIEAMKMETSVLAERDGVIDKIITGPGSQIDMKDLLVVFT from the coding sequence TTGCTTGAAAAAGTAACTGCCTGGGGCAAAACGCCGAACGAAGCGGTGGCCCGTATGGACCGTGCCTTGCGGGAGTTCCGCATTCGTGGTGTAGCGACCAACCTGTCGTTCCTTGAAAATGTCCTGTCTCATGAAAAATTCCTCACAGGCAGCTATACGACCAAATTCATCGACACAAGCCCTGAATTGTTTGATATGCCCAAACGTCAAGACCGGGCATCCAAACTGCTGAATTTCCTTGGTGAAGTTATGGTCAATGGCAATCCGGAAGTGGCAGGGCGCAAACATCCGGATTATATTCATCATCCCGTGGCCGAAAATTACAATGTATCATCCAAGTCGGGTCTGAAACAAAAACTTGCTAAAGAAGGTCCAAAAGCGGTGGCAGACTGGATACTGACCCAGGACCGCCTGCTTTTAACCGATACCACCATGCGAGATGCGCATCAGTCCTTGCTGGCAACCCGTGTACGTACTGATGACTTGGTTAAAATTGCTCCAACTTATGCAAAACGATTGCCCGAATTATTTTCGGTTGAATGTTGGGGCGGGGCGACTTTCGATGTGGCGATGCGTTTCCTCAAGGAATGCCCATGGGATCGTCTGGAACGCTTGTCTGCGGCTATGCCGAACCATCTAACACAAATGTTGCTGCGCGCTTCCAACGGTGTCGGTTACACCAACTATCCGGATAATGCAGTGAAGTTCCTGGTGAAACGTTCTGCTGAAGCAGGTATGGATGTCTTTCGTGTGTTTGATAGTTTGAACTGGGTGGATAACATGCGCGTTGCCATGGATGCAGTTAATGAAACCGGTAAAATCTGTGAAGCCGCAGTTTGTTACACAGGTGATATTCTGGACCCGAACCGGGACAAATACAGCCTGAAATATTATGTTGATATGGCGAAAGAGCTAGAAGCCGCCGGTGCCCATATTCTAGCGATCAAAGATATGGCGGGTTTGCTGAAACCGGCCGCGGCGACGCAGCTCTTTACCGCTTTGAAAAACGAAATATCCATTCCTCTTCATTTCCATACCCACGACACATCTGGCATTGCCGCAGCATCTGTTTTGGCGGCAAGTGAGGCTGGTGTCGACGTGGTCGATGGTGCGCTGGACTCCATGAGTGGTTTGACCTCACAAGCCAATCTGGGCTCTATCGTGGCAGCATTGCGTAATACCCCGCGCGACACCAGTATTAATCAGGGCGCGATGCGTAAAGTATCTGATTACTGGGAAGATGTCCGTGCCAACTATGTCGGTTTCGAAAGTGACATTCGTTGTGGCACATCTGATGTTTATAACCACGAAATGCCGGGTGGTCAGTATACCAACCTGCGCCAGCAGGCACGTAGCCTGGGGATTGAAGAGCATTGGTCAGAAGTGTCTGATGCCTATGCCGATGTCAACCAGATGTTTGGCGATATTATCAAGGTGACACCGTCTTCCAAAGTAGTTGGCGATATGGCTCTGATGATGGTGACGTCTTCTTTGACCCGTGATGATGTGGAAAAACCAGACAAGGAAATTGCCTTTCCAGAATCCGTTGTCAGCTTCTTCCGCGGGGAATTGGGCCAACCGACAGGGGGATTTCCCAAAGAACTGCAGAAAAAGGTTCTGAAAGGTGAAGAACCTATCACTGTCCGTCCGGGTTCTGCCATGGAACCACTTGACCTTGATCTGGCGCGCAAGACGGCTGAAGAGATGGCCGGACGTGACATCAGTGACAATGAACTGGCTTCTTACATCATGTATCCGCAGGTCTTCCGTGATTATGTCGCGCATCAAAACCAATATGGTGATGTGACAGTCCTGCCGACCAGCGCTTTCTTCTATGGTATGGAGCTGGGCGAAGAGTTGGTGGTGGATATTGAAAAAGGTAAAACGCTCTTCATTAGTTTCCGTGCGATTTCAGATGGCGATGACGAAGGTCGCCGCACCGTCTTTTTCGAACTAAACGGTCAGCCACGCAACGTCAAAATTACTGACACCTCACAGACGCCCAAAAAAGAAAGTGCGCCCAAAGCCGAAGATGGCAATGAAAACCATGTCGGTGCGCCAATGCCAGGACTTGTAGTATCTGTTTCTGTAAAAGAGGGAGACAAAGTCAAACGCGGCGATGTCCTACTGTCCATTGAAGCGATGAAAATGGAGACATCTGTTTTGGCAGAACGAGACGGGGTGATCGACAAAATCATTACAGGACCAGGATCTCAAATAGATATGAAGGATCTCCTTGTTGTGTTTACCTAG
- a CDS encoding site-specific integrase, translated as MIHKTGTHRVSGMVIMANLPNLYRRGNIWRYRRRVPHDIQDNIGRKEFLKSLNTADYSTAVRRYRTVCNNVEQIIAEARGVVLNDTTERYTVIHKSDTHEPQIKAPPTSDDDGLRTLIQTVVEEVLSVSAPRKPSLTLDELYHRYMDDPARSRSRKTIMTYQSVYNVLMEIFGDDKPIGDIDREDCRQFMNVVRHLPANAKKRFPRKSLVEISELAKERRMKPMAPLTINKYVNKLSAMLNWAVEEELLDHNPAIGLKVADPIHAQDKRLPFSDHQLIKIFEGLADKFGAEYWVPHIGLYNGLRLNEICQLNVEDVVQKDETWCFNITCETDRGIDDKILKTKASERVIPIHPQLLELGFMRYLKQFEKNTRLKLFPDIKLGTTGYRSDTFSKRFARFLKSIDADAPKTSFHSFRHNFRDALREADVRHEIAMQLGGWADGSRGKSAQLFYGKGFTIKAVLTELNKVRYVMLNDIRP; from the coding sequence GTGATACACAAAACTGGTACACACCGTGTATCGGGAATGGTCATTATGGCTAATCTCCCCAACCTATATCGGCGTGGAAATATCTGGCGATACCGTCGTCGGGTGCCCCATGATATTCAAGATAATATTGGTCGCAAAGAGTTCCTTAAATCGCTGAATACTGCCGATTACAGTACCGCTGTGCGACGTTATCGAACCGTATGCAATAATGTTGAGCAGATCATCGCCGAAGCCCGTGGAGTGGTTTTAAATGACACAACTGAACGATACACGGTGATACACAAAAGTGATACACACGAACCACAAATCAAAGCTCCACCAACATCCGACGATGACGGTCTCAGAACGTTAATTCAAACGGTCGTAGAGGAAGTATTATCGGTATCTGCACCACGGAAGCCATCCCTCACTCTGGATGAACTGTACCACCGTTATATGGACGATCCGGCACGTTCCAGAAGCAGAAAGACCATCATGACGTATCAATCTGTTTATAACGTGTTGATGGAAATATTTGGTGACGATAAACCGATTGGAGATATTGATCGCGAAGACTGCCGTCAATTCATGAATGTTGTTCGTCACCTGCCTGCAAATGCGAAGAAACGCTTTCCACGGAAATCACTGGTGGAAATATCTGAATTGGCGAAAGAGCGTCGCATGAAACCGATGGCACCACTTACCATCAACAAATATGTCAACAAGTTGTCGGCGATGTTGAATTGGGCTGTGGAAGAAGAATTGTTGGACCATAACCCAGCGATTGGATTGAAAGTCGCCGACCCTATTCATGCCCAGGATAAACGATTGCCGTTCTCAGATCATCAATTGATTAAAATATTTGAAGGGCTAGCTGATAAATTTGGTGCCGAATACTGGGTTCCACACATCGGACTTTATAATGGTCTTCGTTTGAACGAAATCTGTCAGTTGAATGTCGAAGATGTTGTTCAGAAGGATGAAACCTGGTGCTTTAATATTACCTGCGAAACGGATCGTGGGATTGATGACAAAATCTTGAAGACCAAAGCATCGGAACGAGTCATTCCCATTCACCCGCAGTTATTGGAATTGGGTTTTATGCGATATCTGAAACAGTTTGAGAAAAATACCCGTTTAAAATTATTTCCTGATATCAAACTCGGGACCACAGGGTATAGATCAGATACATTCTCCAAGCGGTTCGCCCGATTTCTTAAATCAATTGATGCCGATGCCCCAAAAACATCGTTCCATTCGTTCCGCCACAACTTCCGGGATGCTCTGCGGGAAGCCGATGTGCGGCATGAAATTGCAATGCAATTGGGAGGATGGGCAGACGGATCACGCGGAAAGTCTGCCCAACTGTTTTATGGTAAAGGCTTTACCATAAAGGCTGTTCTGACTGAGCTGAATAAAGTCAGATATGTGATGTTAAATGACATTCGGCCATAA
- a CDS encoding FYDLN acid domain-containing protein yields MKPEWGQKHECPGCGAHFYDMRKPDATCPKCNAPVNDEAALLAKTSDYDSTPPPKEENKDILAEFEDVETDLEPREGEDDFIEDADDLVGSDEMDMSEVMEHIDEGVADQNL; encoded by the coding sequence ATGAAACCGGAATGGGGACAAAAACACGAATGCCCTGGTTGTGGCGCACACTTTTATGATATGCGCAAACCGGATGCCACCTGTCCCAAATGCAATGCCCCCGTCAATGACGAAGCCGCCTTGCTGGCCAAAACCAGTGACTATGACAGCACGCCCCCACCCAAAGAAGAAAACAAAGACATCCTCGCTGAATTTGAAGATGTTGAAACAGATCTAGAGCCCCGTGAAGGTGAAGATGACTTCATCGAAGATGCCGACGATCTGGTGGGCAGTGATGAAATGGATATGTCAGAAGTCATGGAACATATCGACGAAGGGGTTGCTGACCAAAACCTGTAA
- the aroA gene encoding 3-phosphoshikimate 1-carboxyvinyltransferase, whose protein sequence is MKTVASHQTENLAGTIRVPGDKSISHRSLMFGAMAAGQTKVTGLLEGEDVLCTAAAMQSLGAQVERQDDGTWVIQGRGVGGFSEPTGVLDMGNSGTAARLLMGVLATQSFTTFMTGDASLCSRPMERVMKPLRLIGVNFVSRENGRMPIAIQGTDSPMPISYELPVASAQVKSAVLLAGLNAPGKTTVIEPNPSRDHTEKMLQHFGAEVEVEETDKGGRVITLTGQPELVARDVVVPTDPSSAAFPVVAALITPGSKVTVEAVGMNPLRTGLFTTLKEMGGKITEVNTRIEAGEEVADLVVEYSELTGVTVPASRAPSMIDEYPVLAVAASFAKGTTHMEGLEELRVKESDRLAVVVESLKACGVDVEEGEDFMIVKADGQPALGGGEIKSRLDHRIAMSFIVFGLASQKPVTIDDASPIDTSFPGFIDLMNGLGAKIS, encoded by the coding sequence GTGAAAACCGTTGCATCTCATCAAACTGAAAATCTTGCGGGCACAATCCGTGTCCCTGGTGATAAATCCATTTCGCACCGTTCTTTAATGTTTGGCGCGATGGCGGCCGGGCAAACGAAAGTGACGGGCCTGCTGGAAGGCGAAGATGTGCTGTGTACAGCCGCAGCCATGCAAAGCCTTGGGGCACAGGTTGAGCGTCAGGATGATGGCACATGGGTTATTCAGGGGCGTGGTGTTGGTGGCTTTTCTGAACCGACTGGGGTGCTGGATATGGGCAATTCCGGTACGGCTGCGCGTTTGTTGATGGGCGTGTTGGCGACGCAATCTTTCACCACTTTCATGACAGGCGATGCCTCCTTGTGTTCGCGCCCAATGGAACGGGTGATGAAGCCGTTGCGCCTGATTGGTGTTAATTTCGTGTCGCGTGAAAATGGCCGCATGCCGATTGCCATTCAGGGGACAGACAGCCCCATGCCGATTTCTTATGAATTGCCGGTGGCCTCAGCACAAGTCAAATCGGCTGTTTTGTTGGCCGGGCTCAATGCACCGGGCAAAACAACAGTGATTGAACCCAATCCCAGCCGTGACCATACCGAAAAAATGTTGCAGCATTTCGGTGCTGAGGTTGAGGTGGAAGAAACGGATAAGGGCGGACGTGTCATCACCTTGACTGGTCAGCCGGAGCTTGTTGCCCGTGATGTGGTTGTGCCGACGGACCCAAGTTCAGCAGCTTTTCCTGTTGTTGCTGCCTTGATCACACCGGGCTCTAAAGTCACGGTGGAAGCTGTCGGGATGAACCCGTTGCGCACAGGTCTCTTTACAACCCTGAAAGAGATGGGCGGTAAGATCACCGAAGTGAATACCCGCATTGAGGCAGGGGAAGAAGTTGCTGATTTGGTGGTGGAATATTCCGAACTTACAGGCGTGACGGTTCCAGCCTCACGTGCTCCTTCCATGATTGATGAATATCCAGTATTGGCCGTGGCAGCCTCTTTTGCCAAAGGCACAACCCATATGGAAGGGCTGGAAGAGTTGCGTGTGAAGGAAAGTGATCGTCTGGCCGTGGTGGTGGAAAGCCTGAAAGCCTGTGGTGTTGATGTGGAAGAAGGCGAAGACTTCATGATCGTTAAGGCCGATGGTCAGCCTGCCTTGGGTGGGGGCGAGATTAAATCGCGCTTGGATCACCGTATTGCCATGTCTTTCATCGTCTTTGGTTTGGCGTCTCAAAAGCCTGTAACTATTGATGATGCGTCACCGATTGACACCAGCTTCCCGGGCTTTATTGATCTGATGAACGGGCTGGGTGCGAAAATCAGTTAA
- the cmk gene encoding (d)CMP kinase → MGIVVAIDGPAAAGKGTLARRVAADLNLAYLDTGLLYRATGFAVVQAGGDLENEADALKAAQNLKADDLTNEKLRHDEAAQAASKVAVIQSVRDELLEFQRRFAKEPPQGKVGSVLDGRDIGTVVCPDADVKLFVTASTEVRAQRRLKELQERGLEAIYTQVLQDMKDRDARDSQRSSAPLKAADDAVILDTSDLGIEEVIAQAKSIISEKA, encoded by the coding sequence ATGGGCATTGTTGTTGCAATTGATGGTCCGGCCGCGGCAGGCAAGGGCACATTGGCGCGCCGAGTCGCAGCGGATTTGAATTTGGCTTATCTGGATACGGGGCTTTTGTACCGTGCCACGGGGTTTGCCGTTGTGCAGGCAGGTGGCGATCTGGAGAATGAAGCTGATGCGCTGAAAGCGGCACAAAACTTGAAGGCTGATGACCTGACAAACGAGAAATTACGCCATGACGAAGCCGCGCAAGCAGCCTCAAAAGTTGCTGTAATTCAATCGGTTAGAGACGAGCTGTTGGAGTTTCAGCGTCGCTTTGCCAAGGAACCACCACAGGGCAAGGTTGGGTCTGTTCTGGATGGGCGCGATATTGGCACAGTGGTTTGCCCGGATGCGGATGTGAAGCTGTTTGTGACAGCCTCAACAGAGGTACGTGCTCAACGTCGACTAAAAGAGTTGCAAGAGCGTGGCCTTGAAGCTATATACACGCAGGTTTTACAGGATATGAAAGACCGCGATGCGCGCGACAGCCAACGCAGCTCCGCGCCATTAAAGGCAGCTGATGATGCGGTGATTTTGGATACCTCTGATCTGGGGATTGAAGAAGTTATTGCACAGGCTAAATCAATCATTTCTGAAAAAGCCTGA